Proteins from a genomic interval of Arachis hypogaea cultivar Tifrunner chromosome 10, arahy.Tifrunner.gnm2.J5K5, whole genome shotgun sequence:
- the LOC112714875 gene encoding uncharacterized protein isoform X2 — MADLFSRSFQCLVVPSCNLPQKSSERLRISAPIPLPKRSLRVTHHTHVLANSTSPSSSSSNSVPEEVDILSSTECSDGSVVFQFANASEVRKRMAELEQEKLAREAVEKVGEAGPALLSEGVEKLNTEVDHNLVEEIESSSTVVVSVANRNLQLPVNEEESNVLYNVSKAAVISDENEIDGNLMLDSGEDVHHGISSEDVAAEGNDVPSLSEEDSETDNQKEVVSTVTPESDIIPGLNSHASGEVEEVKEVDKGHGVDRAINSATDGIAADINEPISVSSSLELEQEQVADNKEITHEIVESDGAANNLTGDIDVDANSSELMPVSTSLEPEQVANDKETTHHIADVDREEESLAAGVDNVINELVSVSTSLEPEQVVDDEETAHHVVDVDKAANSLAAGVHSDNVDVDKAAISLTADVDSDIGELIPVSSESEKVAVDEETTNHIVEEPFDESKMEKSVTLHDSVATPDLENKADVESMGRNDYENPSLPTVPETHYVETASHGRKTSTTEFCLISGAACLPHPSKASTGREDAYFISHSNWLGVADGVSDWSLQGSNAGHYIRELIEKCKNIVSDHENLSTMKPAEVITSGAAETQKSGSSAILVAHFDGQAFHAANVGNTGFMVIRDGCIFKKSTPMFHEFSFPLQIVTGEDPSEIIEEYKIDVNDGDVIITASNGLFDNLYDQEIASVVSKSLQANLKPQVDYLCLSFRK; from the exons ATGGCTGATCTCTTCTCCAGAAGCTTCCAGTGCCTCGTGGTTCCAAGCTGCAATCTTCCCCAAAAATCTTCGGAAAGGCTTCGAATTTCAGCTCCAATTCCACTTCCCAAACGATCTCTCAGAGTTACCCACCATACCCATGTGCTTGCCAATTCCACTTCACCCTCAAGCTCTTCTTCAAACTCTGTTCCTGAAGAAGTTGACATTCTCTCTTCAACTG AGTGTTCCGATGGTAGTGTTGTGTTCCAATTTGCCAATGCTAGTGAGGTTAGAAAAAGGATGGCTGAGTTGGAGCAAGAAAAACTAGCCAGGGAAGCTGTTGAGAAAGTTGGTGAAGCTGGTCCAGCTTTGTTGAGTGAAGGTGTTGAAAAATTAAACACTGAGGTTGATCATAATCTAGTGGAGGAAATTGAATCTTCTTCAACTGTAGTAGTTAGTGTTGCTAATCGAAATCTTCAGCTTCCCGTAAATGAAGAGGAGAGTAACGTGCTTTATAATGTCTCTAAGGCAGCTGTGATCAGTGACGAAAATGAAATTGATGGGAATTTGATGTTGGATTCAGGAGAGGATGTTCATCATGGAATTTCAAGTGAAGATGTTGCTGCTGAGGGTAATGATGTGCCAAGCTTGTCTGAGGAAGATTCTGAAACTGACAATCAGAAAGAAGTAGTTTCTACAGTTACCCCTGAGTCAGATATCATCCCTGGTCTGAATAGTCATGCTTCTGGTGAAGTTGAAGAAGTGAAAGAAG TTGACAAGGGTCATGGTGTAGATAGAGCAATAAACAGCGCGACTGATGGCATTGCTGCTGATATAAATGAACCTATATCAGTATCCAGTTCTTTAGAGCTAGagcaagaacaagttgctgacaACAAAGAAATAACTCATGAAATTGTGGAATCAGATGGAGCAGCAAACAACCTCACTGGTGACATCGATGTGGATGCCAATTCTAGTGAGTTGATGCCAGTATCCACTTCTTTAGAGCCTGAACAAGTTGCCAATGACAAAGAAACAACTCACCACATTGCGGATGTAGATAGAGAAGAAGAGAGCCTTGCTGCTGGTGTTGATAATGTTATCAATGAATTGGTGTCAGTATCCACTTCTTTAGAGCCTGAACAAGTTGTTGATGATGAAGAAACGGCTCACCATGTTGTGGACGTAGATAAAGCAGCAAACAGCCTTGCTGCAGGTGTTCATTCTGATAATGTCGATGTAGATAAAGCAGCAATCAGCCTCACTGCTGATGTTGATTCTGATATTGGTGAATTGATTCCAGTATCTTCGGAATCTGAAAAAGTTGCTGTTGATGAAGAAACAACTAACCATATTGTGGAAGAGCCATTTGATGAAAGTAAAATGGAAAAATCAGTCACG TTACATGACTCAGTTGCAACACCGGATTTGGAAAACAAAGCAGATGTGGAAAGTATGGGAAGAAATGATTATGAAAACCCATCACTTCCTACTGTACCAGAGACACATTATGTTGAGACAGCTAGTCATGG GAGAAAAACTTCCACAACAGAGTTTTGCTTAATTTCTGGTGCGGCTTGCTTGCCTCATCCCTCTAAG GCATCAACAGGTCGAGAAGATGCGTATTTTATTTCTCACTCAAATTGGCTAGGTGTGGCTGATGGAGTTAGTGATTGGTCACTTCAAG GTAGTAATGCTGGACATTATATCAGGGAACTCATAGAAAAGTGCAAAAATATCGTGTCGGATCATGAAAACCTTTCAACAATGAAACCTGCAGAAGTTATCACCAGTGGTGCTGCTGAAACCCAAAAGTCAGGATCATCTGCTATTCTGGTTGCTCATTTTGATGGTCAG GCCTTTCATGCAGCCAATGTGGGGAACACTGGATTTATGGTAATAAGAGATGGTTGCATCTTTAAGAAATCAACTCCCATGTTCCATGAGTTCAGTTTTCCGTTACAAATAGTTACAGGCGAAGATCCATCAGAAATCATTGAG GAGTACAAGATCGATGTAAATGATGGTGATGTGATTATAACTGCAAGTAATGGTCTTTTTGACAATCTTTATGATCAAGAAATAGCGTCAGTTGTATCAAAGTCACTACAAGCTAACTTGAAACCTCAGGTTGATTACCTCTGCCTTTCGTTTAG GAAATAG
- the LOC112714873 gene encoding chlorophyll a-b binding protein CP24 10A, chloroplastic, producing MAAATSGAVLNGLGSSFLCGGKRSQTLLANAIAGKAGAYVSPKRYVVAAAAAPKKSWVPGVRGGGNFIDPEWLDGSLPGDYGFDPLGLGKDPAFLKWYREAELIHGRWAMAAVVGIFVGQAWSGVPWFEAGADPNAIAPFSFGSLLGTQLLLMGWVESKRWVDFFNPDSQSVEWATPWSRTAENFANATGDQGYPGGKFFDPLGLAGTIKDGVYIPDREKLERLKLAEIKHARIAMLAMLIFYFEAGQGKTPLGALGL from the exons ATGGCAGCTGCAACATCTGGTGCTGTGTTGAACGGTTTGGGATCTTCTTTCCTTTGtggaggaaagaggagccagacACTACTTGCTAATGCTATTGCAGGCAAAGCTGGTGCTTATGTTAGTCCTAAAAGATATGTTGTAGCTGCTGCTGCTGCGCCAAAGAAATCATGGGTCCCTGGTGTTAGAGGTGGTGGAAACTTCATTGACCCTGAATGGCTTGACGGCTC GCTACCTGGTGACTATGGTTTTGACCCACTAGGGCTAGGGAAGGACCCAGCATTCCTGAAATGGTACAGAGAAGCTGAACTCATTCATGGAAGGTGGGCAATGGCTGCAGTTGTGGGAATCTTTGTTGGCCAGGCATGGAGTGGAGTTCCATGGTTTGAGGCTGGAGCTGACCCCAATGCAATTGCTCCTTTCTCCTTTGGTTCACTACTGGGCACTCAGTTGCTTCTCATGGGTTGGGTTGAGAGCAAGAGATGGGTGGACTTCTTCAACCCTGATTCACAGTCAGTGGAATGGGCCACTCCATGGTCAAGAACAGCGGAGAACTTTGCCAATGCCACCGGTGATCAAGGCTACCCTGGTGGCAAATTCTTTGACCCTTTGGGACTTGCTGGCACCATCAAGGATGGCGTTTACATTCCAGACAGAGAGAAGCTTGAAAGGCTCAAATTGGCTGAAATTAAGCATGCAAGGATTGCCATGTTGGCTATGCTGATTTTCTACTTTGAGGCTGGTCAAGGGAAGACTCCCCTTGGTGCTCTTGGCTTGTAA
- the LOC112714875 gene encoding uncharacterized protein isoform X1 → MADLFSRSFQCLVVPSCNLPQKSSERLRISAPIPLPKRSLRVTHHTHVLANSTSPSSSSSNSVPEEVDILSSTECSDGSVVFQFANASEVRKRMAELEQEKLAREAVEKVGEAGPALLSEGVEKLNTEVDHNLVEEIESSSTVVVSVANRNLQLPVNEEESNVLYNVSKAAVISDENEIDGNLMLDSGEDVHHGISSEDVAAEGNDVPSLSEEDSETDNQKEVVSTVTPESDIIPGLNSHASGEVEEVKEVDKGHGVDRAINSATDGIAADINEPISVSSSLELEQEQVADNKEITHEIVESDGAANNLTGDIDVDANSSELMPVSTSLEPEQVANDKETTHHIADVDREEESLAAGVDNVINELVSVSTSLEPEQVVDDEETAHHVVDVDKAANSLAAGVHSDNVDVDKAAISLTADVDSDIGELIPVSSESEKVAVDEETTNHIVEEPFDESKMEKSVTLHDSVATPDLENKADVESMGRNDYENPSLPTVPETHYVETASHGRKTSTTEFCLISGAACLPHPSKASTGREDAYFISHSNWLGVADGVSDWSLQGSNAGHYIRELIEKCKNIVSDHENLSTMKPAEVITSGAAETQKSGSSAILVAHFDGQAFHAANVGNTGFMVIRDGCIFKKSTPMFHEFSFPLQIVTGEDPSEIIEEYKIDVNDGDVIITASNGLFDNLYDQEIASVVSKSLQANLKPQEIAELLAMRAQEVGRSSFARSPFGDAAQAAGYVGYTGGKLDDVTVIVSSVKTTQIDR, encoded by the exons ATGGCTGATCTCTTCTCCAGAAGCTTCCAGTGCCTCGTGGTTCCAAGCTGCAATCTTCCCCAAAAATCTTCGGAAAGGCTTCGAATTTCAGCTCCAATTCCACTTCCCAAACGATCTCTCAGAGTTACCCACCATACCCATGTGCTTGCCAATTCCACTTCACCCTCAAGCTCTTCTTCAAACTCTGTTCCTGAAGAAGTTGACATTCTCTCTTCAACTG AGTGTTCCGATGGTAGTGTTGTGTTCCAATTTGCCAATGCTAGTGAGGTTAGAAAAAGGATGGCTGAGTTGGAGCAAGAAAAACTAGCCAGGGAAGCTGTTGAGAAAGTTGGTGAAGCTGGTCCAGCTTTGTTGAGTGAAGGTGTTGAAAAATTAAACACTGAGGTTGATCATAATCTAGTGGAGGAAATTGAATCTTCTTCAACTGTAGTAGTTAGTGTTGCTAATCGAAATCTTCAGCTTCCCGTAAATGAAGAGGAGAGTAACGTGCTTTATAATGTCTCTAAGGCAGCTGTGATCAGTGACGAAAATGAAATTGATGGGAATTTGATGTTGGATTCAGGAGAGGATGTTCATCATGGAATTTCAAGTGAAGATGTTGCTGCTGAGGGTAATGATGTGCCAAGCTTGTCTGAGGAAGATTCTGAAACTGACAATCAGAAAGAAGTAGTTTCTACAGTTACCCCTGAGTCAGATATCATCCCTGGTCTGAATAGTCATGCTTCTGGTGAAGTTGAAGAAGTGAAAGAAG TTGACAAGGGTCATGGTGTAGATAGAGCAATAAACAGCGCGACTGATGGCATTGCTGCTGATATAAATGAACCTATATCAGTATCCAGTTCTTTAGAGCTAGagcaagaacaagttgctgacaACAAAGAAATAACTCATGAAATTGTGGAATCAGATGGAGCAGCAAACAACCTCACTGGTGACATCGATGTGGATGCCAATTCTAGTGAGTTGATGCCAGTATCCACTTCTTTAGAGCCTGAACAAGTTGCCAATGACAAAGAAACAACTCACCACATTGCGGATGTAGATAGAGAAGAAGAGAGCCTTGCTGCTGGTGTTGATAATGTTATCAATGAATTGGTGTCAGTATCCACTTCTTTAGAGCCTGAACAAGTTGTTGATGATGAAGAAACGGCTCACCATGTTGTGGACGTAGATAAAGCAGCAAACAGCCTTGCTGCAGGTGTTCATTCTGATAATGTCGATGTAGATAAAGCAGCAATCAGCCTCACTGCTGATGTTGATTCTGATATTGGTGAATTGATTCCAGTATCTTCGGAATCTGAAAAAGTTGCTGTTGATGAAGAAACAACTAACCATATTGTGGAAGAGCCATTTGATGAAAGTAAAATGGAAAAATCAGTCACG TTACATGACTCAGTTGCAACACCGGATTTGGAAAACAAAGCAGATGTGGAAAGTATGGGAAGAAATGATTATGAAAACCCATCACTTCCTACTGTACCAGAGACACATTATGTTGAGACAGCTAGTCATGG GAGAAAAACTTCCACAACAGAGTTTTGCTTAATTTCTGGTGCGGCTTGCTTGCCTCATCCCTCTAAG GCATCAACAGGTCGAGAAGATGCGTATTTTATTTCTCACTCAAATTGGCTAGGTGTGGCTGATGGAGTTAGTGATTGGTCACTTCAAG GTAGTAATGCTGGACATTATATCAGGGAACTCATAGAAAAGTGCAAAAATATCGTGTCGGATCATGAAAACCTTTCAACAATGAAACCTGCAGAAGTTATCACCAGTGGTGCTGCTGAAACCCAAAAGTCAGGATCATCTGCTATTCTGGTTGCTCATTTTGATGGTCAG GCCTTTCATGCAGCCAATGTGGGGAACACTGGATTTATGGTAATAAGAGATGGTTGCATCTTTAAGAAATCAACTCCCATGTTCCATGAGTTCAGTTTTCCGTTACAAATAGTTACAGGCGAAGATCCATCAGAAATCATTGAG GAGTACAAGATCGATGTAAATGATGGTGATGTGATTATAACTGCAAGTAATGGTCTTTTTGACAATCTTTATGATCAAGAAATAGCGTCAGTTGTATCAAAGTCACTACAAGCTAACTTGAAACCTCAG GAAATAGCAGAATTGTTggccatgagagcacaggaagttGGAAGATCATCTTTTGCGAGAAGTCCTTTTGGCGATGCGGCGCAGGCTGCAGGGTACGTGGGATACACCGGCGGCAAGCTTGATGATGTAACTGTTATAGTCTCGTCAGTTAAAACTACTCAGATTGATAGATAG
- the LOC112714877 gene encoding non-specific lipid transfer protein-like 1, protein MAAKLSLSFIILCVVGAVMCGGVGICDGARSPPPSVDCSNLVLTMADCLPFVTNGSTATKPEGTCCSGLKTVLKTAPDCLCEALKSSVQFGVVLNVTKALALPSACGLSDSSATDYCGLSGAPAASPGGGRISPVSSPSPASGSEATAPSWNNNGPINEVSPRLAPSSPSQGKSSASTISPSSLFLPLLLLPLFSLF, encoded by the exons ATGGCAGCCAAGCTTTCACTTTCGTTCATCATTCTGTGTGTTGTTGGTGCCGTCATGTGTGGCGGCGTTGGCATTTGTGACGGCGCTCGTTCACCGCCACCTTCCGTGGACTGTTCGAACTTGGTGCTAACAATGGCGGATTGTTTGCCATTCGTCACGAATGGGAGTACCGCAACGAAGCCAGAAGGAACATGCTGCTCTGGATTGAAGACTGTACTCAAAACTGCACCAGACTGTCTCTGTGAGGCTTTAAAAAGTAGCGTTCAGTTTGGTGTCGTCTTAAATGTCACCAAGGCCTTAGCTCTTCCTTCTGCTTGCGGTCTCTCTGATTCTTCTGCCACTGACTACTGTGGAT TGAGTGGAGCGCCTGCTGCTTCTCCTGGAG GTGGAAGGATTTCTCCAGTTAGTTCTCCAAGTCCAGCGTCTGGTAGTGAAGCAACAGCACCAAGTTGGAATAATAATGGTCCAATAAATGAGGTATCTCCAAGATTAGCACCATCATCACCATCTCAAGGGAAGAGCTCAGCATCGACTATTTCACCTTCATCACTCTTTCTTCCCTTATTATTGCTACCTCTCTTCTCTCTGTTTTGA